TGCAAATAAAGATGATTGATGCAAGGTTTCTTAATCTGAACAATGAAGCCAAAGCCTAGAAAACCAAACACATTGTGCTTAAAAAAAAAAAAAATTAATAAAATAAAAAAGGCCCTTTATGGATAGACAACTCTCTATACTTATTCTGCGACATTTATATATCATTTTCTGTAAATTACTTCATGACCCTAGCAATTTCTGCATAGGTTATCATACAAAGGAATATCCCGATAGTGTCCTGTGATATTGGAAAGCCCAACAATAGGTGAAGTCCATACCTGGTGGGAAAGCCAGGCCAGAGAAGCAGTACTTCAAATAAACTAGCATCCTGTATCTGCGAACAAGAAAATGTAAAATAAGACCATGGGGAAGTCAAGAAGCTATAAACAGTGAAAAGATAAACTGAAACATATGGTATAACACAGTATATGTGTTTAGTTAATCAATGAGAAGAGAGATCTGGTAAGATGTTGCAACAAAAGGAGGGCAACTTAAGTAGTGCGCAAGAAAATTTCAGCTTCAAGTGACTACAACATGAGGGGAACATGTCAAGGAGATCGTACCCAAGGGCCATAGCACCTTCTTTTTGACTATTTCGCAAGACAACCAACAGCTCCTCTAATGGTGACCTGAAATCATTCAATCCTTTGTTGAAAAGATACACCAGGGCACTATATAACCCATGTTCCCGGCATAACCTAACAACCTACAAAAATGAAAAATTATTGTTAGAGGTGAAAATTGAAAAGAGGATTAGTGGACAAAAATCACTAGCAAAAACATGAAAGGTAGAGACCTGATTGAAATCCAATGAAGAAATATCCATGTGAAGGACACATTGTTCAACACGCTGTAACCACCCTTTGAGGCTGTAATGTTCCACCAGAGCTTGCATAATCTTAAAAAAGGGAAAAAGGAGAAAGAATGTGATTATGTAAATTGCAGAACATGGCTTCCAATACAGAAAAATACACTATGCAGTACCTCAGGCGGAAGAGAACCAAGCATGTCTTTCAATATATAAGGCTCCAATAATTCCAAAAATGTGTCTGCAAAAATTTAAGAAGAGAAATAGATTAGCAACATGCAATAGTGGACGGAAAGTATAATTTTGTACGCAGCATACTCTTAGCAATGGAACAAAGCACATACTTCTATATGCTGCAAATTTATAGCACTGCAGCTCACACAAGCCGAAAGCAATACACAACTCCTAAAACCTAATTTCTTTGTTCTATAAGTATAATCCAGTTACCATCAAATCAGGAAAGGAAGTTGAAATGCAGGTCTCCAAAGACTTCAAAAAAGTTATTCTTATAGATGAAAAGTTACAACCCACAATGCATTTCAGCCTTTAGCATGACCCTTATCATGAGTTGTAGTAGGGTATAAAAATTGGCACTTTTATTTATGTATTGTCGATGCTACACAGGTACACTTCTTAAAATTCCATTCAGATTCAATCCTAGTTCGTAGCAATATAGAGTTTACCTCTTCATAGGATATGAAATTAGAATGATTGCCATAATTTTCACTTACGTAATCTATTTTAACCAGAGACCCCAATAACTCAGAAAAGAAAAGAAAACAATGCATGAAGTTCGACCATATCATCAAATACAAAGACCCACTGGGTTGATAATACCTCTCTGTTGAACAGCTACAAATTTCAAGAAGATTTCATCAAAGAGTATGTCAGTCCTCTTGATATGGACACAGAATTCAACTGCGACCCCACCAACACGGGTGTATTGCTCTTTTATTTCGGTGTGCACAGAACTACTTTGTCTGTTCAAGTCATCAACCTGATCCATTTTTCCAATTTGGTTGCAGAATGCTACTGATATATAAGAAAAAACTTCCTCTACATATGACAAAAGCAATTCAACCAGGTAAGGCATTATGGCCTCCTGCACAGCATCCAGAGTCCTAGGAAGGTCAACGACACCATGAGCTTGGCCATCATAAATTGTCATTGCCATGTTCAAAGAACCCATCCAGTCACCAGCTCTTCGTAAAACCTGAATCCGTTCCTTCCATGGGAGAAGCCGGGAAACAATAAGATGAGTAGGTCCAAGTACATATACAGAAGCTCCTCTTACAGCTATGCAATTGTTATAAGCTTTTTCAGGGTTTCCAAATACATTGACGAAGTGAGTATGATACGAAATGAGATCATCCCCTCCAAAACCATCTCGAGAAAAACTTGTTTGGTGAATTACAGTTCCATCCTTTGCAAACAAACAAAGTTGTCCAGTCACCGTGAGAACCACCAGCATCTGAAGACAAAGAACCTCCAATTAAGCCCATCATGTTGTGAACTAAACTCGACTCCTACACAGTTCTAGGCGGAATAACATAAATTCAGCAAAGTGAACGACAATTAAACAGGTGCATACCTGATCATCCAACCAAGCCACTCCTATGGCTGAACTTTCAAGAGACCATTTACCATATACTTTCAGCTCTGTTTTGACCAACTTTGCTACTTGAACTTTCCGATCCCAAGCAATTGCAAGTAATGAAACTCTCTCAACTGCTTCAGCAGGCACATTCTCTAATCCAAATAAATAAATGAATAAATAAATAAATGACTAGACCCTCATCTTAGGACTCCATTAACTGGTAGCTCAACAAAGAAAGTCAAACTTACCACTATTAGTAGGTGAATTGAGCAATTGAGTTGTACATTTCCAAGCAGTACAGGGCATGGAACCCTCACGAACCCCTTCTGGTTTAGAAAGTTGTGCATAGACATGCAAACTGGGAGTTAGTCTTACCTGCAAAGATACAAATGGTTTAACACGTTGTGAAATGACAGCGTGTAAAAGAGGCAAGCATCAATTCTCAAAATATAAGGTACATGGAATTCACTCTATCATCTGAAGGCTTCATACCACCAGAGCATTTTGATGGGTGACAAATACGACCACACCTTCTTCAACCAAAGAGGATCCTTCATTGAAGAGTTTCCATCCTGCATCCGCACCAACCACACCACCCATCATACCACCAATACTGCTGCCTGAACCCATCGCATTTCCCTGAGAGGATAGTGAAGAGCCTCCGCATGATTCATCAATGATGAGTGGTGAAGCTGACAGCGTCGTGCCTGTTTTTTGTCCATCTAGAAGGCACTGTTTCAGTGAAGATAAATAAGATGATCAAGTTGGAAGATCACACATCTACTACTACATGCCTACATCTGTCAGCAATTGATTTACCTGTGTTTTGATCGAGAATCTATTAAGCAGGGGCACCACAGAGAAGGAATGTAACAGTACCAGACCCTTACTATCACCAGTAACTGCCTTAAAATTACGTGTGACCTGAGAATCATGCCCCAAGAAAAAAGTATGTACAACTGGAGCTGTATGTTCTCCTGTAATTACTTTGGCAGCGGATGCCCTCTGAACATCCCAAACTGTAATGTGACCATCGGCGTATCCAGCTAAGAGTAGATCCCCTTGCTGATTGAAGGATATAGAAGTTACCGCAGCATAAGACCGCTCTCCTTGCAATCCAAGAAATAGCAGCTGGAAAATATAATCCATAGTCGATTAATATGAGCTACCTATCTCAATTCAATAATAGGTAAAACTAAGCTAAGGAAGAAGATATCGAAATACTGCTTGAGACCTAAAGAATTAAATTAAAAGCACTAAGAGTGAGTAACAGAATGTAACCTTTGCATCCATGTTATCAGCATTATGAGGAGAGTATTTACTGGGGACAACAAGGACAACCCCTCTCGACATTCCTATTGCAATGTAATTACTGTGAACTCCCAGTACTTGCGGCGAACCATGATCACGCCTCAAAGCCGGAGCAGAAAGGGTCCGAGTAATGGTGTTTTTAGCATCAACATCAAAGTATCCCAATGTGGTGGACCCTCTCCGAACACCCTCAAGCCTCATGGGTTGAGCAGCAGCACCCTCTTCCCAATGCAAAGCAGTTGAAGCTTGTTTCTTCTCCAGCTCTTCAGCAATTTCAAGCGGCTTTCTCAATTTCTTTTCCGCTTTTTTACTAACCCTCCTGCTCTCCAATTGCTCCATTCTCTCCTCCACAAGCTGAGTGATTGAAGTTCCCAATGCACCATCCTCGTCATCAAAATGATCATCACCATCTTTAATACCATCATCATTATCACCAACCTCATCATTATCATCATTACCAACAAAATGCTGCTGATCCTCACCAGTAGGCTCATCCTCAACATCACTACGTCTCGGAGAAGGACTGTTCTCATCCAATTCCGGATTAGATTCCACCGCAACCTCAACATTCTCATCGAATTCATTATCTTTACCATCATTTCCATCTAAATTCATCGAATTCTTATCAAAACTAACACTACTGACCTCTTCTGCACCAGCATTGCCAGCACTAACTTCATCTACCACACTCTCCCTCTCCAAAACCTCATCTTTCCTCCCCAATTCACCACCAAAACCCTCCTCTGCTCCATTCGAACTCATCGCCGTCGTTTCGGAACCAACCGCATTGTTATCCTCCGATCTCACACCCAATTCCTCAGCCACGACAGCCTCCACAGCCTTCTGGAAGCTCCCGCTCCCGGCGCTCCTCCTCGACTTGATCGCCGCGGCGTGCGGCGTCGGCATCGACCTGGAAGCCGCCGCAGCCGCCGCGAGCGCCGCCCCGGGCTTCGCATTCGTCCTCACACCTCCCAACAGCCACGGCGACGGCCGCGAAACTCTCCCGACCTGATCGTCCGGGAAGTCACCGGACCTAGCTCGACTATACAAATTCAAACCCGGCCGGACCGACTTCTCCTCCAACTGACTCGACCGCGCCGAGGCGACGGAAACGGCGTCGGTTTGTGGCGGTTTGGGATCGGAGGCGAGGAACTGAGATAAGGCGGAGCTGCTGCGCGGGGAGGAGGAGGGGGAGGGTGACGTGGAGGAATCGGTGTCGTTGAGGATTTCGTCGATCGTGCGGCGAGGGACGGAGGCGAGGTCGGCGTCGGAGTCGGAATCGGAGGAGAGGTGGGAGGTGAGGAAGGAGTCGAGGTCGAGCTCCATGGCGAGTTGGGGTTCCGGCTGTGTGAGCTTGTTGGTCATCTCCACTGCTTCTTCGTCTTGTTTGCTGTGTTGGCCGGTAGTCCGACTCCGTCAGTGAGTCTGTAATAGTACGATACGTCGTTTTGGTTGGAGTTAAATCGGAAAATAAAGGGGAGGAACGACATGTCGTGTTTTTTTTGTTCAAGGTGACAGTTGACACTTGAAGTTCTTTGCTCGAGTCTATCCACGAAATTTGTTTTCTCAATTTTTTCAATTCAAGAAATCAATTTTTTTTTCTGATGAATAGAAACAAAATTACAACGAAAAACCTGAAGCACAATCTAACCGGTCAAATCAAAACGCATAACATGAAAAACAAAATCAGGAAAAACAGCACACCAGCTAGCATATTGTAAAGTTTGTAGAGTATGTCTCAAATTTGTTTAGGCATTACCTGTAAAATTTGTCTCTCTCCAGACATAACGAAAAATACAGTGATGAAATGAAATAGCCAAGATTTTTATATCTTGAACCAACATGCTAATACACTAAAGGGTTTGAATCTGATTATAAACTCAAGAAATCAATTGGTGATGCCTCAAATCGAATTTGATAACGGCGAATAACAAATGTAAAATATTTATAGGGTTACAAATGGTCCTCTCCTTCATGGTCATAAGTGAATGTGAAATACACATTCATGGAGTTATTATGGAGTGCCCCGATTTCTGATCAAAGGCATTGGTTTTAGGGCGTGTCAAGTTAGAAGGAATCATATATATTTAAGAGTACAACATTATATTGGAGAATTCGTAATCCCCCGTTCGGATAAATCAATGAAGTTTCAAGTTTGGCATTTTGCTTATTGAGATCTCTCAAAGGAAAAGCAAAGTTTTGTGGCCAATATTTTGGTAATCTTGAACTCAGGACAATCAAGTTCGAACATAGATCAATATTTTGGTTCAAGATATTTAAATCATGGCTGCTTCATTTCAATATTTCATTTCTGTGTTTTTCATCATAGTTTGGAGTCTTGGAGAAAGAGATGAATTTTATAGCTAATGCTTAAGTAAACTTGGACACAATCTACACTGTGCTGGTTGCTAATTGTTCACGAAATTATTATCTGTTCACGAACTTTATAAATCTAAAACTAGCTCAAGATAAACGAAGCTTTCGTCGAACACACCTGTATCGCGCCTAACGTGGACAGACGTCGACCCAACCCCCCATGCCCTACAACTAGAACTCCAGTCCAAGAAACAATTTACACACGAGGACCTCTTGAGCATATTCCACCGTCAGTTTCCCCCAACTGGGTCCGCAACTCGGAACTTGTCCACCGCAAATCAATCTCAAGGTCCTAGCAACTTGAAACCCCTCAACAAAGGCGTTTTAGTCTCCATGTGAAAACTGGAAATTACACCCTCACCCTTTCCATCACTTACTTAAAACCCCCACAAAGTCTTGAACAGGCAGAACAGCTGAATCATTGAAGCGTTGTCTAGGTAGGTCAGCAGTCTCCTTTTGTTGCTGATTGCTTTCTTCTTGACTTTTCAACTGACTGATCTAGTTTCTGAAAGTTCCACTCTTTTTTCCAGCAATGGCAACTGTCACTGCTTCAAGCTTCACTTGCACAAGCACACATGTCAACTACGGCGTGTCATCTTTCCCGGAGGCTAAGACGGCGTTGCAGAACATGGGGTTTGGGAAGCAGAGTCCGACTCATAATGGGTTGCGAGCCTTGAACGTGGTTACTTCGAAATCGATTGCGATGAGGAAAGTGAGTGTTAGGAGTGAGAGACGTTCGGGTGCTATTGTATGTGGGAAAGGGATGAATTTGGTGTTTCTGGGTGCGGAGGTTGGGCCGTGGAGCAAGACTGGTGGACTTGGAGATGTGCTTGGGGGTCTCCCACCAGCTATGGCTGTAAGCTCTTTGTTTCATTGGTTCTTTGTTTTTGAATATCAAATCAGAGCATGACTAGTGAACTTGATCAATTTTTCAGGCAAATGGGCACCGTGTGATGACAATTTCACCGCGTTATGATCAGTACAAAGATGCATGGGATACAGAAGTTATAGTTGAGGTGTGTGTATCTATAGTATCTTAAATTTTTATGTGCCCTAAACTCTTCGATTTTTTTTTGACATTAATCATGTGTGCAGATTAAAGTTGGAGAGAAGACTGAGAAGGTTCGTTTTTTTCACTGTCACAAAAGAGGGGTTGATCGTGTGTTTGTAGATCACCCGCTGTTTCTTGAAAAGGTTGGTCTTTTGGATCATTGTTTTGGGAATTTTGAATAGTTTGAGTAGTCGGAGAAGGGACAAAGTTTGATTTGAAGTGTTGATGGCTGTGGTTTTTTCTAAGGTATGGGGGAAAACTGCATCAAAAATATACGGGCCTATGACTGGAGAAGACTACACAGACAACCAACTTAGATTCAGCTTGTTGTGCCAGGTATCTCCATCTTTGTCACATTGTGCTGCTGTGTAGTTATGTACCATGATTTTGTGACCAAAGATTTAGGCTTCTTGCACAAGTGGGGTTGTAGTGTACATCAGTAACTGGTTATGTTGGCTTTTGGTTCTAAGTGAGA
Above is a window of Fragaria vesca subsp. vesca linkage group LG7, FraVesHawaii_1.0, whole genome shotgun sequence DNA encoding:
- the LOC101307937 gene encoding vacuolar protein sorting-associated protein 8 homolog, whose amino-acid sequence is MELDLDSFLTSHLSSDSDSDADLASVPRRTIDEILNDTDSSTSPSPSSSPRSSSALSQFLASDPKPPQTDAVSVASARSSQLEEKSVRPGLNLYSRARSGDFPDDQVGRVSRPSPWLLGGVRTNAKPGAALAAAAAASRSMPTPHAAAIKSRRSAGSGSFQKAVEAVVAEELGVRSEDNNAVGSETTAMSSNGAEEGFGGELGRKDEVLERESVVDEVSAGNAGAEEVSSVSFDKNSMNLDGNDGKDNEFDENVEVAVESNPELDENSPSPRRSDVEDEPTGEDQQHFVGNDDNDEVGDNDDGIKDGDDHFDDEDGALGTSITQLVEERMEQLESRRVSKKAEKKLRKPLEIAEELEKKQASTALHWEEGAAAQPMRLEGVRRGSTTLGYFDVDAKNTITRTLSAPALRRDHGSPQVLGVHSNYIAIGMSRGVVLVVPSKYSPHNADNMDAKLLFLGLQGERSYAAVTSISFNQQGDLLLAGYADGHITVWDVQRASAAKVITGEHTAPVVHTFFLGHDSQVTRNFKAVTGDSKGLVLLHSFSVVPLLNRFSIKTQCLLDGQKTGTTLSASPLIIDESCGGSSLSSQGNAMGSGSSIGGMMGGVVGADAGWKLFNEGSSLVEEGVVVFVTHQNALVVRLTPSLHVYAQLSKPEGVREGSMPCTAWKCTTQLLNSPTNSENVPAEAVERVSLLAIAWDRKVQVAKLVKTELKVYGKWSLESSAIGVAWLDDQMLVVLTVTGQLCLFAKDGTVIHQTSFSRDGFGGDDLISYHTHFVNVFGNPEKAYNNCIAVRGASVYVLGPTHLIVSRLLPWKERIQVLRRAGDWMGSLNMAMTIYDGQAHGVVDLPRTLDAVQEAIMPYLVELLLSYVEEVFSYISVAFCNQIGKMDQVDDLNRQSSSVHTEIKEQYTRVGGVAVEFCVHIKRTDILFDEIFLKFVAVQQRDTFLELLEPYILKDMLGSLPPEIMQALVEHYSLKGWLQRVEQCVLHMDISSLDFNQVVRLCREHGLYSALVYLFNKGLNDFRSPLEELLVVLRNSQKEGAMALGYRMLVYLKYCFSGLAFPPGQGKIPPLRLPSLRTELLHFLLEGSDAPNSRALSSEFPGGEHLNLYYLLELDTEATLDVLRCAFSKNEISKPDFSSQNSADADIELQYGNNSMAQSQDSLVQNTIDTLIHIISKDVPQKDGSASSVDPGSVVAWPSKKDIDHLFEFIAFYVACGKANVSKAVLSQILEYLTSENNFPSSVSGDNMISKRREKQVLGLLEVVPETDWDSSSVLQLCEKAQFYQVCGLIHTSRHQHLAALDCYMKDAAEPIHAFAFINKILLRLTDKERAGFRSAVISRIPELFDLNREGAFFLVMDHFTSEEGSHILSKLRSHPKSLFLYLKTVIEVHLSGTLDFSSLRNNNLMGVKEQTKAVEAFLERISNFPQLLRDSPINVTDDMIELYLELLCQFERKSVLKFLETFDSYRVEHCLRLCQKYAIVDASSFLLERVGDVGSALLLTLSSLNEKFMKLETAVGSLPSTGASRGSASTEYLNKALKLQEVNDIDSILHACIGLCQRNTHRLNPDESEALWFRLLDSFCEPLMDSFSAGTVSKGQDLNRMVTNSLDSQEDDLNFIIKWRIPKPHKGADVLRKLFSRFIKEIVEGMMGYVRLPTIMSKLLSDNGSQEFGDFKFTILGMLSTYGFERRILDTAKSLIEDDTFYTMSILKKGASHGYAPRNQKCCICDCLLDKNSSSYIRIFTCGHATHLKCEVSENETPSRSSSSGCPVCMPKTKSQRAKNKSALAEESLVNKFSSRTKNTHGTTVHLHESNASENSYGIQQISRFEMLTNLQKHSGLVEIENMPQLRLAPPAVYHEKVKHGPVLSPGESSSNLARTGKQSKIKQLREVKVKGSSIRFPLKTNLFGNGKDKISRR